The following proteins are co-located in the Oceanimonas sp. GK1 genome:
- the repC gene encoding replication protein C, IncQ-type yields MSFELTHARHDPAHCLAPGLFRSLPRRARERKRLKLDVTYSYGDDLIRFWGPEPLGVDDLRILQGLVAMAAISGEGGRGIMLKKETESEVGKQLRDLLDLKWNAIEKDALVVKGSLRQLAREVGYAKDGGTQRRSIRASIERLWAVSVIVERHGQRQGFRILSDYASNDQEDKLFVSLNPRLAEAVMRGRSYTRLDMTEVRALRSDPARLIHQRLSGWIDAGKSGRVALDTLCSYVWPDETINPNTMKTRRQTVRKVFTELVAVGWMVNEYAKGKWEIRRPSAKTNWAGITPPRPRHNTT; encoded by the coding sequence ATGAGCTTTGAACTTACTCATGCTCGGCATGATCCTGCTCACTGCTTGGCTCCTGGTCTATTCCGTAGCCTCCCGCGTAGAGCTAGAGAACGAAAGCGGCTCAAACTAGATGTGACTTATAGCTATGGCGACGATTTGATTCGCTTCTGGGGGCCTGAACCACTGGGTGTGGATGATCTTCGTATATTGCAAGGTCTTGTGGCTATGGCTGCAATTTCAGGTGAGGGTGGACGAGGGATAATGCTGAAAAAAGAAACAGAATCCGAGGTGGGTAAGCAATTACGTGATTTGCTTGATCTTAAGTGGAACGCTATCGAGAAGGACGCTTTGGTTGTAAAGGGTAGTCTCCGTCAGTTAGCACGAGAGGTTGGCTACGCTAAAGATGGTGGGACTCAGAGAAGATCTATACGCGCTAGTATAGAGCGTCTCTGGGCCGTATCTGTCATTGTTGAGCGTCATGGTCAACGTCAAGGTTTTCGTATCTTGTCCGATTACGCGAGTAATGACCAAGAAGATAAATTATTTGTCAGCCTGAATCCTCGATTGGCTGAGGCTGTAATGAGAGGACGTTCATATACCCGCCTCGATATGACAGAGGTTCGGGCGCTTCGGTCTGACCCAGCACGATTGATACATCAGCGATTATCGGGCTGGATTGATGCCGGTAAATCTGGACGTGTGGCATTGGACACCCTCTGTAGCTATGTCTGGCCGGACGAGACAATCAATCCCAACACAATGAAGACGCGCCGTCAGACGGTTCGAAAAGTGTTCACAGAACTGGTTGCTGTAGGATGGATGGTCAATGAATATGCGAAGGGAAAATGGGAGATCAGACGACCAAGTGCTAAGACTAATTGGGCCGGCATAACACCACCTAGACCCCGGCATAACACCACCTAA
- the traJ gene encoding conjugal transfer transcriptional regulator TraJ, with the protein MEAQENKTTRKSCTPIKVYCLPEERAVIEENARRAGLSVSTYLREVGQGYQIQGVTDAEQVRELVRVNGDLGRLGGLLKLWLMNDAKVAGFGPNTILALLQRIETNQERMSHLMEFILRPRAES; encoded by the coding sequence ATGGAGGCACAGGAAAACAAAACTACCAGGAAGAGCTGTACCCCGATCAAGGTGTATTGCTTGCCTGAAGAACGAGCGGTGATAGAAGAGAACGCCAGGAGGGCGGGACTGAGTGTGTCAACCTATCTGCGGGAGGTGGGGCAGGGGTATCAGATACAGGGGGTAACCGATGCGGAGCAGGTGCGTGAGCTGGTAAGAGTAAACGGTGATTTGGGTCGCCTGGGTGGGCTGTTAAAACTCTGGCTGATGAATGATGCCAAGGTGGCTGGGTTTGGACCCAATACGATACTGGCGCTTCTGCAGCGTATCGAAACGAACCAGGAACGAATGAGCCACCTCATGGAGTTCATTCTTCGGCCAAGGGCCGAATCATGA